The following DNA comes from Watersipora subatra chromosome 8, tzWatSuba1.1, whole genome shotgun sequence.
TCAACAGCGACTTGAATTTCATTAGTGTGGTGTGAACTTGTAATCTGGTTGACCGAGGCAAAGATGCTGATGAAgtcatttttggttgaaaatgcttgTTTTGCAAGTTTGTATGCAAAACACTGAGCAAGAATGTACTGATCAAACAGTCATATTGCAGCAGCACATAGACCAGAAATGATTCACATGGGTTGCAATTGCAAAACACTTGCAAATCCACCCCTCCCCAATATGACAATAATACTAAGTGCGAACAAATATTGAGTGTCAATGAATGCGTAGCATAAGTAATGAGCGCAAGTCAATTTTAAAAGGCAATTAGTGAGGGGCTAATTTTAGCTATGCTGTTGAGCCTTGACTGACATGCTATGGGTATGATATCGCTGTCACTTACAATAGGTCAAAATAGCaggtaaaataaaataggtGCAGACACAGTTAAAAAACAAAGATATggacaaaagtgttttaaatgtTGAAAGCTGATATTTTCTAGTTGAGTTGAAAGAATGCAGTTTGATCTCTCAATTGGGGTAAGGCATCTCTAACTGTCAACGGAGTGTTTCAATAAACTGCAGGGATGGTTGCTCCTCttgaaaaagtttaatgaaACTTTTAGTGACAATGCTAGAACTTAGCTGTATGGCAGATATGGAGTGGCTGAGTTTTGAATCTGACTTCTCTATGATGATGTCGCAGCAGTAGCTTGACTTCTTCTCTGACTAAGTGCTCTGGTCACAAATTTTTCACTGTTAACCTCTTAACCGCGATTAAATGACTGATGAATTAGGTATGAGTTTACAAACGCACTTTCTTTATTTGTATAGCAGTCGTGAAAACTTGTTTGATCTTCAGGGTTGAAGCTAAAATCCTTTGAAATAGTTTTTGGAAAAAGCTGCTTTGTAACTTAAAAATACCATAAAGCAGAAATGGCGGAAAAAAAGCAGAATAATATATGAAGTAGAAATACACATGAAGTTAGAATAAAACTGACAGCGTAGTCAAGAACTCTCTACATAGTTGTATGTAAGTGGCATATAGAAAACTGATGGAAGACAAAGAAAATTCTGTTGTACAGCGTAACTAGcggcattacccgcctacaggaacagattcacacgcagcataaggtttattgagagttgtctttcatactgtataacaactccaaatatgcagtctactgaaattgttgccctgaatatgcatacacatattacatgtcaataataatggggagaataatggaaatctgcaatgtgttttacagctagatgcgtgtaaaatctagtaaatatccTAGATTCATGGGTCTAGATTCATACGTCCATCCATACCCGtatatatttgcagttgacgatcgcgcacttctgccgccgagcccccgccttggctgaccagtctttacccgtctcgcagttgacaatcgcgctcttgcactcgcctagcaatcaatcgcttcgcactcgcaatcaatcggcccgcacccacctcgcaatcaatcgcctcgcaatcaatcgcctcgcaatcaatcgcctcgcaatcaatcgcctcgcaatcaatcgcctcgcactcgccttgcattcgatcgcctcgcactcgcaatcaatcgcctcgcaatcaatcacctcgcaatcaatcgcctagcactcaatcacttcgcaatcaatcgcctcacactcgccaactcattcatccggaaagccgtgCCTGGATgctctcgctgcactcggggcgaaaaaggtctcccccgcatccccgagtgatgccacggccccaaaccgctaactgcattacccgtccacgggaacagatttaTGTACAGCAAGTGGTTTATCGacagttgtctttcatactgcaaaacaactccaaatatgcagtctactgaaatgtTTTGCcccgatcacactatgcatacacatatgcagtcatatatgtcaataatgttgggagaacaatggaaatctgcaatacgttttacagctagtctacaatgcatcagtctcaaaccactcaaatcggcattGCCCTTTTGTTTACAGAggactgataatgaaattgacattgctaggcaaactgaagttcttcaaactggcagtattgaaaagttttgcatcttctaaaaaattatacaaattattttcctatcgccagcatttattgaatggtgactacatgcttaaaacactaatcatagctcaccagtttttcgtctatagcctgtgttttaacatggtatatacaaacagtaatgaggttgtgtcgataaaatttatatgtataacagcacagacagtatgatgtcaaggcagatacagcattagcaccttacaataataaaacataacgccaacataatagcctttttatgagatacaataaggataacaaatgcatgaaaaaatatatatattgaaaaatatgttagaaaatgctgcatgtggtatagcagaacacgaagaacatagcatgacataataataacacaatgtgagttcaacgcaacacttgcggatagacaacatcttttgtttttctgtcgggtgtctGAACaaagttttcggcttgtgcctactttttagcaggcgacgtacagctggtcatggctaaagcagggtgacagtaagtcgataccggcTGCTCTCCTTTTTTccaccatcgcctatcgcaactcTCGGaatactcgtgcaagttctgtagtagtaagttacagtaggcctactcgtagctagaAAAAAAAAGTAACTCAgttgctgaaggaaatgaacttgtccaactatcacaaacagtggcaaatccaacgttttcaaccctttcaccgaagtagactcatttatgcgttttccatggtcgaccgccgtagacaaatttttgcgactttcccagcaattgctagtaactgaattttattattcgttgataacataaccaacgatctttaggacttatggtagtgacagtgttgtcctaagatttctctataaaattagcttaaagtttaatattttaatctttgtttggagatttccaacttaaaaacggacatttttgtgtaagttcatcaaaggcgtccgaattagaaaacaaataactacttatgttgatgacattatagccgattcagatttttgtgattacacagataatcaAAAAATAGCGATAGCAGCACTGACGCTGATATgcgatgaaagtaatggttttgtaaaaataaggaacattgtaaaggatcgttttgctttgtagcttcacatcgctttatcaatgcacaaagtatagatacaacaaattttttgtatagcagtgcttgttaacatgttggcaaaatgaaatatataaccaaaacaaacgttctagatggagtttgaaattgaaaaaatattgcatacatattaagcaatatcagcaaaatggctggcagctaaatttgtacacagATGCAAGTGAAAGGGTGGAAATGTAGTAGTGGAAGTGGTGgaaatgtggcaattcatagacaatacaacattgaataagtacttaccttttttatgtagaaatttagtaggtgagaactgtgttttttccagtgaccgcaagaaaccaacgttcgcgtgaccttctcggtacacgttggcagtaaatattaatcgcatgtaagttactattcattaatttattttatttaacgattagtacatttgtatagctgtataggcacctttgtataggccgcagaactcaggacggtgctttttaacacggcagcaactttgctgtttcaaacgcaccagtgtcgttgggcaccgtaaagaagcgcgctaaccagagatgacgtgatttttgtgtgaaaacgatgaataggttatgtagaGGCATGTACTAACCGGaaattcccgttaatgcgccctagatacctagtagtggccaatagtccaaaaagtacggtactctataaggcggacactcaatcaaacacgcacgcagacagacaacgattgccgtttatatagtagatacttTAATGTCACAAAAACAACATGTTGTGCAAAGTTTTGGTAATATTGTGACAGTGAAATCATACTGCAAGCAGTAAAGGAACAGCATCCTAGGGTAAAGTTTAAATATAACGACTTGACTCATCACTGTTGACTGTGTTGACACCAAGACCAGACTGTACCGATGCAAATCAAATGAGAGTAGGAAATTTCACAGCCAGTTTCTTACAATCTGTATATATCTGTATCATAGCTCATCCACCAGACAAATAGAGGTATCGAATATTTGTACACTACCTCTGTGGGAGGTCTCTTAGCTGACACCTCCAGAGTAAGAGACTCTCCAGTGTGCCTAATGCACAAATCACTGGAGGTAGTCCTTTACTGAAGTTGTTGAGGTCAAGGTTTAACTCCTTCAGTCTCTTGAGAGAGCTGAgactatagaaatataataataatactttagtctgtaatttaatatattttactaatactAGGGCAGCTGGCCCCATGACCCCAACATGCCTGTAAACATATAGTCCCAGAGTACGTCTAAGGAAGACAGACATTATGAGTTTATGGCTGTATGTAGACATGAATAATTGCACATTCAACGATAGACATAAAAGTGTGTAGTAGGAAGACTTTTAATTTTACcctaaaatataacaacagatACAGCGGTTAAGCTGATACAGCAGCAAGGAGAGGAAACCCGACACACAACCTTTGCTTGTAATCAATAATCTCGAACAAAAGTTGAGGTAAAGTTGACTCGTAAATCATGTATCCGTAgaatcatataccagtaccactatgtacctgtaccatcatatacctgtaccatcatatacccgcaCCACCCTTTACTCGTACCACCatgtacccgtaccatcatataccagtgcCATCATgtacctgtaccatcatatacccataccatcatataccagtaccatcatatacctgtaccatcatgtacccgtgccatcatatacctgtaccatcatataccagtaccatcatatatccgtaccatcatgtacctgtaccatcatataccagtaccatcatataccagtaccatcatataccagcaccatcatatacccgtaccatgtACCCGTACCCGCGGTCacacaaagacagtacgatatttcatttttacatttgtactggtatcgagaggtaccagtatcatcgtattcaaagttttgatggatagcttctggtgaaacAGTAATCTTTTATATACACGCACACTTCCATGCAAtaattatgttatgttatactctaattatagtaaagatttagactagcttaagttccTCATATTCATCTTCAATTCAATTTGATCTGAGTACTACTGTCAACCTAATGTCAAGTTAATCAGTAGATACAGACTCAGTATGTACACAGTACACCATATATTATACACTACCTCTGTGGGAGGTCTCTCAGCTGACAGTCAATGAGTGTGAGACTCTCCAATGCTACCAGTTCAGAAATCACTGGAGGTAGTCCAGCACTGAAGTTGCTGTTCCAAATCTCCAAGAGCTCCAGTTCGGTGAGAGAGCTGAGACtttagaaatataataataaacatttagtGTATAGTTTAATACATTTTACTAATACTACATACATGTGTACTATAGATAACCCTTAAACTCCAACATGTTACTAGACAGTGAATAACCTATGTGCGCATCTCCTTGAGTGAGGAGTAAATAAAATTAGGTTGATATCTTCTAATCTGCTGATATCTTCTAATCTGTTGATATCTTCAAATCTGTTGAAATCTTCTAACCTGTTGATATCTTCTAACCTGTTGATATCTTCTAACCTGTTGATATCTTCTAATGTGTTGATATCTTCTAATCTGTTGATATCTTCTAATCTGTTGAAATCTTCTAACCTGTTGATATCTTCTAACCTGTTAATATCTTTTAACCTGTTGATATCTTCTAATCTGTTGATATCTTCAAATCTGTTGATATCTTCTAATCTGTTGATATCTTCTAATCTGTTGATATCTTCTAATCTGTTGAAATCTTCTAACCTGTTGATATCTTCTAATCTGTTGATATTTTCTAATCTGTTGATATCTTCTAATCTGTTGATATCTTCAAATCTGTTGATATCTTCTAATCTGTTGATATATTCAAATCTGTTGATATCTTCTAATCTGTTGATATCTTCTAATCTGTTGAAATCTTCTAATCTTTTGATATCTTCTAATTTGTTGATTTTTCGTGATCAAGTCATGGACTCATCAACTAATGATGAGTCACGCGGAGAGGACTGCAACTTATTAAAAAAACTAGTGCAACAAGTTAAATTCTTTTTACTTATTATCATGCTTAGCCTTCTAAAATAGTCATGGACAAAGCAGAAGCGTGAGGAAGGGTAGCTTTGCGTTATACTCTGCAGAAATTGCTAAATTACAGCAGTTCGTATACCAGTTGAGTCGGGAGGAAGTACCTCTAGAGAtgttaatatataacatatacatgtgaatCCCACTTTATCACTGTGTGTGCGAGCACATTTGTTCGATGAAACTTTTTGAGAGTTTTTAAACCTGctaatttataaattatttaaattagtAAAAAATGAGAATAGCTCCAATAAGAGggctttatataaaaaactcaACTGAATTTAActtcatgtttatattatatagcttaCAAAATGAAAGCTTTCCCATCCAATATAATATTAATTCTAGCTAATTATGTAGAATTATTATTTGGGACTCAGATTATTTCAATATTTCTACAattatgtatttaaaatatGGACAATGGTTGATTtattcattactattattatgtaatctctGGTTTTGTCGCGCAAAGATGATATGAGGAAAAACATGTTGCCTCAGCAACAAAAGTATAAACAGTAGATATACCAGTCTAGTTGGGAGGAGTTCACATTAATGAGCCGTAGTTGCTTTAAACTCGAAGCCATCAGAGCAGGAATGACTCCATGCTTGATGCTCATGTGGGTGATACAGTGGTCACCCACATCCTCCAGTATGTCTCTCTCATCATCAATAGAGAAGTATGTGATGAGACCAGGAATTCCATCAATCTGAGGTTGGCCGGAGTGTCGATACCAGACTTTTAAAATTTGTCCTACAATACACACAAACTTCTCCACTTTTCTGACTCAACAAAAATTGTATTACCATATTCAGCCAGACAGAGGTTTCGTCGTCTAACCTTGTGTTGAAAATTGAATACTCCTAGTATCAATTCTTTAGACAGAAATTGCAGTTGGTGTTACTCCAGACAAAACTGACAACATCTGTTGGTGAACTTAACAAAAATGTTAACAATCCTTAAGTATGACCATTAAAGTTTTTGCCAACACCTTGaagtctttaaaggttgacttgcaacaaaattcacattacagttatttgatatgaaaagattcaccatgtcttactctgttgtgttgtaggtgcaaaatatgtgggaatgtgattacaagctcttaaaagctaaaaaacaaacagttaatcgcagccacacgagaccgccgtagtttggattctctttccaaaacggctcaaatgtgacgtagctgtgttagatggtttctgtttacactttcacgcaaccttattcatcgaaatatttcaaatatacttcatgcattctataaaaccatgtctattgttcttacgcgtctattttatcatcattttaatgctgtcacttttagcagtgatatcttataacttaccgtaaaaattcgtttaattttttagccttagcttgaaggagtacatttcattgtctgataatcaagacgagtctgttggtcatttgtgataatcgaaaagtgctgcagaaattacttgcgaagtattgggtcacatgatcagattacgacttgccgattagaccaaaccgaaataaaactgtgaagtagcgagcatctatatttgatacggggtcttcggtaaaacctgaagtgtttgtcataaactagtgctacgataagttttatattgagcttttttatTGGGGATTCATTAAGAGCagcactccgaggcagttcaattagaagttttacgaggttttatggtacattgtatatcacccGACATGGAAtgctgaatgtttaaaacgtcttaaaaattgtagcaattaaacgtatacgttgtcttagctacagAAACTATTAATCATTTGACCcaaacacagaatacatgtacattcaatgAGTACAATGTACATTCAAAAAGCATGAGTGAtatagtgatatacaatgtataaaatatatagtgatatacaatatataaaacgAATCCCgttttattggcgtttcaattcacgtgagaacatcatgtgacaagacgataaccgaatttcatgactacgtcagagaaataaagagattccaatctacggcagcttttcgtttttgagcctttaagagcttgtaatcacatttccacatatgtggcacctacaacacaacagagtaagacatggtgaatcttttgatactaaataactgaaatgtgaattttgatgcaagtcaacctttaagctaagCATATAACAATTTCAGCTTTCGCATAACATTTCAACTTACTGCCACGTTTTTTATTAGCATAAAAAATGATAAtttgaatgaaaaaataatttttgtgatgAAAACATCTCAATAATTCACATGAAAATTCTTAAGTTTTGATAAATATGGCATATTCTTGAATAGCTTTAACAATCAAGAACCTCTTTTATCTTGAGTGCCACGCACTCACTATATGACGTCCTCTCTGCTACAGTATCTAATATGTAACAAGTTGCCAAACCAGTCGTCAAAAATGAACAGCATcactcaaaataaaaagaaatgagCAGAAAATGGTTTAATTAAACTTAGAATTTAGGTTtctacatagttttatataatgaacTCGGTTTAAcattaaatataattacaatGTATTTGAAATAATTATCATCATTGTCAGAATGTAGCACAATTTAAGATAAAAATGTATTCTGATAAGCATATTTTACCAACATGTTATGGTCATCACAAATATTTGAATGGGCTAGCTACAGACGTTGAAGTTTGGCTGTATACCTACAGACATAACCAAACTCACTGCAGGTCTGGTCTCATACATTGATCTTACCTCTACTCTTTATACTATATGCTGATCTGGTATCACTCCTAGATTGTGAAGATTCCATTCTATTGTCCCGGTACTACTGGTCTACTCCTACAAAACCAGGTTTATTTTGCTTGTAGTTATCAATCAATTATGTTTATACACAGGAGTGTTTGCTGCTTGAGGTTTGCTGCTTGCTACTTCGAGGTTCAGTTTCGGTGGCTTCAGTGCTTCGTgagtttaaaaatattcattaaaaattcaaggaaattaataaaaacaatataacatgcatacaatataaaattttccCATAATCGGTCCCAGTATCTCACGGATCCCTCCGCGAGAATGTTTGTAATAACAGTCATAGCGGTTATTTGTTTTCCTGTTATTATGTAAAGTGTAAAAAGGCCAAGCATTTGTGACACCATTCTCCATGCCTCTTAAATACCCTCGACCatcaaaatctatatatatatatataatactcaAAGTTGGccatatgtatgtgtgtagttccagctatagctagtaaaatcttggaataaagaaactgtattgcagaagatttgattttaGACACTCCGTTTTGCCAGTCCGgcgccttaccaattcagccacacgagcttgTTGTCATCTTTAGGCGATATATGTAGCTATAtaggagcaaatacgctactgCTTTCGTCAtgagctcttattagtaagcttacccaaactatccattggcaatgtgcctggctaatagcaagtggcaggcaactctaaTTTTTTATAAGcttatttttaatacctgggcaacgtcaggtagcacagctagttgtcTAATAAACAGAAAAAATGAAGGAGAACGTTTACTACTAATGAAGAAGAGAATTCGCTAGTTATGAGTTTAGAAGTTAATTAGTTATTATTTCGTGGATTTTTCCCTTTTAGTGGAAAGTGTGGGTGTGGACCAGATCAACCATGAAAAAAGAAGGATcgatgtattattttat
Coding sequences within:
- the LOC137402249 gene encoding internalin A-like, whose protein sequence is MEYNCWYFLMFGQILKVWYRHSGQPQIDGIPGLITYFSIDDERDILEDVEDIKRLEDFNRLEDINRLEDINRFEYINRLEDINRFEDINRLEDINRLENINRLEDINRLEDFNRLEDINRLEDINRLEDINRFEDINRLEDINRLKDINRLEDINRLEDFNRLEDINRLEDINTLEDINRLEDINRLEDINSLSSLTELELLEIWNSNFSAGLPPVISELVALESLTLIDCQLRDLPQSLSSLKRLKELNLDLNNFSKGLPPVICALGTLESLLLWRCQLRDLPQR